A portion of the Tindallia magadiensis genome contains these proteins:
- a CDS encoding DNA translocase FtsK — protein sequence MAAPSIRIEAPIPGKAAIGIEVPNSETSLVTFREIIERSGDKRSRALLPFAIGKNISGDSVIFDLTKAPHLLIAGATGSGKSVCINTLILSLLYSAEPEHVKLLLIDPKVVELNRYNGIPHLITPVISDPKKATASLKWAVQEMEDRYQEFASMGVRDIEGYHQKESKESMPYVMIIIDELADLMMVAAKEVEDTICRLAQKARAAGIHLVLATQRPSVDVITGLIKANIPSRIAFSVASQIDSRTILDMAGAEKLLGRGDMLFHPVGANKPMRIQGAFLEDDEVQKTVQYLKQFDVTNRFGESLEAEIEKKEELMDEEPGESEDVFQDALRIAFEHQQISISMLQRKLKMGFNRAARLIDEMEERGYVGPSEGTKPRKVITGSHSTKIE from the coding sequence ATGGCGGCACCATCTATCCGCATAGAAGCACCTATTCCGGGAAAAGCAGCTATTGGTATTGAGGTGCCTAACAGCGAAACATCATTAGTTACCTTTCGAGAGATTATTGAAAGATCTGGTGATAAACGTAGCCGAGCATTGCTTCCTTTTGCTATTGGTAAAAACATTAGTGGAGATTCTGTTATTTTTGATCTTACAAAAGCACCACATCTATTAATTGCTGGAGCAACTGGGTCGGGGAAAAGTGTCTGTATAAATACGTTGATTTTAAGCTTATTATATAGCGCAGAGCCAGAGCATGTTAAGTTGTTACTTATTGATCCAAAAGTAGTGGAACTTAACCGATACAACGGGATTCCTCACTTAATTACGCCTGTTATTTCTGATCCTAAAAAAGCGACAGCGTCCTTAAAATGGGCTGTGCAAGAAATGGAGGATCGATATCAAGAGTTTGCAAGTATGGGAGTTCGAGATATTGAAGGCTATCATCAGAAAGAATCAAAAGAATCTATGCCATATGTCATGATTATCATTGATGAATTAGCTGATTTAATGATGGTTGCGGCTAAGGAAGTAGAAGATACTATTTGCCGCTTAGCTCAAAAAGCAAGAGCGGCCGGTATACATCTTGTACTGGCAACACAACGTCCGTCTGTTGATGTTATCACAGGGTTGATTAAGGCAAATATTCCATCAAGAATTGCGTTTTCTGTTGCATCTCAAATTGATTCCAGAACGATTTTAGATATGGCTGGAGCGGAAAAACTCCTAGGCCGGGGAGATATGCTTTTCCATCCTGTTGGAGCTAATAAACCAATGCGTATTCAAGGTGCATTTTTAGAAGACGATGAAGTTCAAAAGACTGTTCAATATTTGAAACAGTTTGATGTAACAAATAGGTTTGGTGAAAGCTTAGAAGCAGAAATAGAAAAGAAAGAAGAACTAATGGATGAAGAACCAGGAGAATCGGAAGATGTGTTTCAGGATGCATTACGAATAGCCTTTGAACATCAACAAATATCCATTTCGATGTTGCAAAGAAAACTTAAAATGGGTTTTAATCGTGCGGCAAGATTAATCGATGAAATGGAAGAAAGAGGATATGTGGGACCGAGTGAAGGGACAAAACCAAGAAAAGTAATAACAGGTTCTCATTCTACAAAAATAGAATAA
- a CDS encoding YeiH family protein, with the protein MKILKHIGPGLLLALFIAMPATLLGNRMPLIGGPVFGIVGGIIISQVIPLPNKFRAGISFTSKRILQSAIVFLGFGMNLTHIFAVGANSFFLILSVIITALVMTKLVSIIFKINQNTTVLIGVGTAICGGSAIAATAPILKAQEEEVAISISTIFLFNILAVLTFPTLGRLMGMTDISFGLWAGTAINDTSSVVAAGQVWGEEALQTATIVKLVRTLMIIPISLFLAFKQTQKSTENISIRKIFPWFILLFLLASFIASTHLMSTDTSKLLSGIGRFQITLAMTAIGLNTNIKNLITYGSKPVIMGMIAWVSVSIVSLYIQQFI; encoded by the coding sequence ATGAAAATACTCAAACATATTGGGCCAGGTCTTTTGCTGGCCTTATTTATTGCGATGCCTGCTACACTTTTGGGGAATCGTATGCCTCTAATAGGTGGACCTGTTTTTGGAATTGTTGGAGGTATTATTATTTCTCAGGTGATCCCCTTACCGAACAAGTTTCGTGCCGGAATTTCTTTTACATCAAAAAGAATTCTGCAGTCGGCGATTGTATTTCTTGGATTTGGAATGAACTTAACGCATATCTTTGCTGTAGGTGCTAACTCGTTTTTTTTGATTTTAAGTGTCATTATAACGGCATTGGTAATGACAAAACTTGTTTCAATTATTTTCAAAATCAATCAAAACACTACCGTGTTGATTGGTGTAGGGACAGCTATTTGTGGAGGTTCAGCGATAGCGGCGACAGCACCTATCCTAAAGGCACAGGAAGAGGAAGTTGCCATATCGATTTCAACCATATTCCTCTTTAATATTCTGGCTGTTTTAACATTTCCGACATTGGGAAGGTTAATGGGTATGACGGATATCTCCTTTGGATTATGGGCTGGAACAGCGATTAATGATACTTCTTCGGTGGTAGCGGCTGGTCAAGTTTGGGGAGAAGAAGCGTTGCAAACAGCAACTATTGTAAAATTGGTAAGAACCTTAATGATTATTCCGATCTCACTGTTTTTGGCATTCAAACAAACCCAAAAGAGTACGGAGAATATAAGCATAAGAAAAATATTTCCATGGTTCATTTTGCTTTTTCTTTTGGCTTCTTTCATTGCATCAACTCACTTGATGAGTACTGACACGTCAAAATTACTTTCTGGCATTGGTCGATTTCAAATTACCCTAGCCATGACTGCTATAGGGTTAAATACTAATATTAAAAACCTGATTACGTACGGAAGTAAACCAGTCATTATGGGCATGATCGCTTGGGTTTCGGTTTCAATCGTATCGCTATATATACAGCAATTTATCTAG
- a CDS encoding PPC domain-containing DNA-binding protein: MQYTEATQGRVFVLRLEQGDLLPDTIESFARHKGISSGVVYLLGATDQDSKIVSGPRDAESTRVPMDVNEHLLNDVYESFGFGTLFPDENKVPFLHLHAGFGRNKNALVGCIRPGVSIWLYMEVVIIELLNCTAKRKVNPDNGFTLLEID; the protein is encoded by the coding sequence ATGCAATATACAGAAGCGACTCAAGGCAGGGTTTTTGTTCTTCGTTTAGAACAGGGAGATCTTTTACCTGACACTATCGAATCTTTTGCACGCCACAAAGGGATTTCTTCCGGCGTTGTCTATCTCTTAGGAGCAACAGATCAGGATAGCAAAATAGTATCCGGTCCTAGAGATGCTGAATCAACAAGAGTTCCTATGGATGTAAATGAACATTTACTGAACGACGTTTATGAATCTTTTGGTTTTGGCACTCTATTTCCAGATGAAAACAAGGTTCCATTTTTGCATTTACACGCCGGTTTTGGTAGAAACAAAAACGCTTTGGTAGGTTGTATCCGCCCCGGTGTAAGTATTTGGCTTTATATGGAAGTAGTAATTATTGAATTGCTGAACTGTACCGCAAAAAGAAAAGTGAACCCAGATAATGGATTCACTTTATTAGAGATAGACTGA
- the deoC gene encoding deoxyribose-phosphate aldolase, translating to MRQKIIEWKNALENELKVEIPDLWNESADKKREETGRLADMIDHTLLKPEAGKKDYITLFEEAKHYEVHSVCIPPHRVKLAAKELKGTSVDVCTVIGFPLGYQSMETKIFEAKECIAEGAQEIDMVLNISALKSGEYTEVFNEINNIKKATGPERILKVIIETALLEEKEKYIAGWIVRVAGADFVKTSTGFAKEGAKAEDVRLLRSIAGTAMGVKASGGIRDYEKAMEMIGAGANRLGLSSAVAVLENKKRIPSDNLY from the coding sequence ATGAGACAAAAAATAATAGAATGGAAAAACGCTTTAGAAAACGAACTAAAAGTAGAAATACCTGACTTATGGAATGAATCTGCCGACAAAAAACGAGAAGAAACAGGTCGACTAGCCGATATGATTGATCACACCCTTCTAAAACCGGAAGCTGGTAAAAAGGATTATATCACTTTGTTTGAAGAAGCAAAGCATTATGAAGTACATTCTGTGTGCATACCACCTCACAGAGTAAAGTTAGCGGCAAAAGAGCTGAAAGGCACATCTGTTGACGTATGTACGGTCATTGGCTTTCCTTTAGGATATCAATCCATGGAGACTAAAATATTTGAGGCAAAAGAATGCATAGCAGAGGGTGCTCAGGAAATAGATATGGTATTGAATATATCGGCACTTAAATCGGGAGAGTATACAGAAGTGTTTAATGAAATCAACAATATAAAGAAAGCGACTGGACCAGAACGGATTCTAAAAGTCATCATTGAAACGGCATTACTAGAAGAAAAAGAAAAATATATAGCGGGTTGGATAGTAAGAGTAGCTGGAGCAGATTTTGTAAAGACATCTACCGGTTTTGCAAAAGAGGGAGCAAAAGCCGAAGATGTTCGGCTTTTAAGATCGATTGCGGGGACAGCTATGGGCGTCAAAGCTTCCGGTGGAATAAGAGATTATGAAAAAGCGATGGAGATGATTGGTGCTGGCGCTAATCGACTCGGGCTTAGTAGTGCTGTTGCTGTTTTAGAGAATAAAAAAAGAATACCATCGGATAATTTGTATTAG
- a CDS encoding ligand-binding sensor domain-containing protein, with product MKQTYPVIQKITLQFLYICFFILFLASFSYADDDISYAISDNDLSFLREDFSPHFELLDRNSGLSNLSVSSIAQDRYGFLWFATQGGLNLYDGRRISTYRHNPFDDEGLVHNLIQTMYYDEALHQLWIGTYQGISMLSIHDNHFTNFTVDSHGLSNSIVIAITKSSDGTIWAGTMNGLNKIDQESGKISVYEVPGNVIRDLFIDSKNRLLVGTHKGLYYFDDKKEELIPLEVDLPSPYVMVVEEFTEGILTLGLWDGGVVRIDMDDYSLTHHEYDHNDVYTLYKTHDHILWVGTWGGGLFAEAPDGEVYHFSGEGENKELEHPVIYSLLQDHSGILWIGTNGGGINKLNPRQNNYVAFSHDPENPSSLSAGKINSIIRDAQGQLWIAVYNNGLNRYDPIKKKMHHYFHDPEDPTSLPSDNIVTMHLDHAGNLLLGSNAGLIQYDDTSDDFQSLPYFDEDLLVYSIEEQDHYLWIGTYNDGVYRYNRNTEETSHYYYGPSFDAIISDNLVYDILVDSQDRVWIGTNNGLNVLSPESDKFKTYKRGSASSYQLASNTIRVVYEDSKGNIWIGLVGGGLALYQEETDDFKTFLEQDGLSSNTITGILEDQEGRIWAATHDGISIVDPVRKDIITLSPQDGIGGWEFNSGHFRDTDGSLFFGGVHGISIIPGNFSGTGSTAPIVYISSIELFQNQIASEKMFFNAQHLDFNAQENFLGFQFAAIDYDAPDKTRFSYYLEGFDADWIHAGSRDYATYSNLPPGQYKLHVLAENVHGIVSEPAVFSFSIATPWHLSTFAFLLYVTFFILLLMGAFKLRETRLVRQRNSILAALNLQLEEANQKLETMSTTDSLTGLFNRRYFDTVLEDQFQLSKRSKRPISLLMFDIDHFKNINDTFGHIVGDEVLKQIGKAAKEVLPRNTDFIARYGGDEFAVVLYDTQEKGAITVAQRIMDNATHIQLDALVNASLMITVSIGICSIVPDEKTHLTELIQSADQALYQSKTKGRNRMTIFGKNSKK from the coding sequence ATGAAACAAACCTATCCGGTGATTCAAAAAATCACCCTTCAATTTCTCTATATATGTTTCTTTATACTTTTCTTAGCATCATTTTCTTACGCTGATGATGACATTTCGTATGCTATCTCTGACAATGATCTTTCTTTTTTAAGAGAAGACTTTTCGCCTCATTTTGAGCTTTTAGACAGAAACTCCGGTCTTTCTAACCTTTCTGTATCTTCTATTGCCCAGGACCGATATGGCTTTTTGTGGTTTGCCACCCAAGGAGGATTAAACCTATATGATGGTAGAAGAATTTCTACTTATCGCCATAATCCTTTTGATGATGAAGGGCTTGTTCATAACCTGATCCAAACCATGTATTATGATGAAGCATTACATCAACTATGGATTGGCACCTATCAGGGAATATCTATGCTTTCTATCCACGATAACCATTTTACAAATTTCACTGTAGATTCTCACGGCCTTTCTAATTCAATTGTCATTGCCATTACAAAATCCTCTGATGGAACCATATGGGCCGGCACAATGAATGGTTTGAATAAAATTGACCAGGAAAGTGGTAAAATATCTGTATACGAAGTTCCAGGCAATGTCATCAGGGATTTATTCATTGACTCAAAAAATAGATTGCTAGTAGGAACGCACAAAGGCTTGTACTACTTCGATGATAAAAAAGAAGAGCTTATTCCTTTGGAGGTCGATCTTCCTTCACCTTATGTAATGGTGGTGGAAGAATTCACTGAAGGAATATTAACTCTGGGACTTTGGGATGGTGGTGTGGTTCGGATCGATATGGATGATTATTCACTGACACATCATGAATATGACCATAACGATGTCTACACACTTTATAAAACCCATGATCATATTCTATGGGTAGGAACTTGGGGTGGCGGTCTTTTTGCGGAAGCTCCTGATGGAGAAGTATATCATTTTTCAGGAGAAGGAGAGAACAAAGAATTAGAGCATCCTGTCATTTACTCTCTTTTACAAGATCACTCAGGAATTCTTTGGATTGGCACAAATGGTGGAGGTATCAACAAGCTTAACCCCCGCCAAAATAATTATGTAGCTTTTTCTCATGATCCCGAAAACCCCAGTAGTCTTAGCGCCGGTAAAATCAATTCAATTATTCGTGATGCTCAAGGTCAACTTTGGATCGCTGTTTATAACAATGGTTTGAATCGATATGATCCTATTAAAAAGAAAATGCATCATTATTTTCATGATCCAGAAGATCCTACTTCTTTGCCTTCCGATAACATTGTTACCATGCACCTTGACCATGCCGGCAATCTCCTTTTAGGCAGTAATGCCGGTTTAATTCAATATGATGATACTTCCGACGATTTTCAGTCATTACCCTATTTCGATGAAGATCTTCTTGTTTATTCGATCGAAGAACAGGATCATTATCTTTGGATAGGTACTTATAATGACGGTGTTTACCGTTACAATCGAAACACTGAAGAAACCAGTCATTATTATTATGGTCCAAGTTTTGATGCAATTATCTCCGATAATCTTGTCTATGATATATTAGTAGACTCCCAGGACCGTGTTTGGATAGGCACTAATAACGGACTGAATGTTTTAAGTCCCGAATCGGACAAGTTTAAGACATACAAACGAGGCTCTGCGTCTTCCTATCAATTGGCATCTAATACAATTCGTGTTGTTTACGAAGATTCTAAAGGCAATATTTGGATCGGTCTGGTTGGTGGGGGACTAGCCCTTTATCAGGAAGAAACGGACGACTTCAAAACTTTTTTAGAACAGGATGGTCTTTCCAGCAATACGATCACAGGAATTCTTGAGGACCAGGAAGGTCGTATATGGGCAGCAACTCACGATGGAATCTCCATAGTAGATCCAGTTCGAAAAGACATCATTACACTTTCGCCACAGGATGGTATTGGAGGATGGGAATTTAATTCAGGACATTTTAGAGATACAGATGGCTCTCTGTTTTTCGGAGGTGTTCATGGTATCTCCATAATCCCAGGAAATTTTAGTGGAACTGGTTCAACAGCTCCCATTGTCTATATTTCAAGTATCGAACTTTTCCAGAATCAAATTGCATCTGAAAAAATGTTTTTTAATGCTCAGCATTTAGATTTTAATGCACAAGAAAATTTTTTAGGCTTTCAATTTGCTGCTATCGACTATGATGCACCGGACAAAACTCGTTTTAGCTATTATTTAGAAGGCTTTGATGCTGATTGGATACATGCTGGATCAAGGGATTATGCCACTTATTCCAATCTGCCACCCGGTCAATACAAGCTCCATGTACTAGCTGAAAATGTACATGGAATTGTCTCTGAACCAGCTGTCTTTTCTTTTTCCATTGCAACACCATGGCATCTATCTACGTTTGCATTTTTATTGTACGTTACTTTTTTTATCCTTTTATTAATGGGAGCCTTCAAATTGCGAGAAACAAGACTTGTCCGTCAAAGGAATTCCATCTTAGCTGCTTTAAATTTGCAATTGGAAGAAGCTAACCAAAAATTGGAAACCATGTCAACAACCGACTCTTTAACAGGGCTCTTTAACAGACGTTACTTTGATACGGTTTTAGAGGATCAGTTCCAGCTTTCAAAAAGAAGCAAGAGACCCATATCGCTGTTGATGTTTGATATCGACCATTTCAAAAATATCAATGATACTTTTGGTCATATTGTAGGAGACGAAGTCTTAAAGCAAATTGGAAAAGCAGCCAAAGAAGTACTTCCTAGAAATACTGATTTTATCGCTCGCTATGGCGGAGATGAATTTGCTGTTGTTTTATATGATACGCAGGAAAAAGGCGCCATCACCGTCGCTCAGCGAATTATGGATAATGCCACTCATATCCAGCTTGACGCACTGGTTAACGCTTCACTAATGATTACGGTCAGTATTGGTATTTGCAGTATTGTACCTGATGAAAAAACACATCTAACGGAGTTAATACAATCTGCTGACCAAGCATTGTATCAATCTAAAACAAAAGGCCGTAACCGTATGACAATTTTTGGCAAGAACTCAAAAAAATAA
- a CDS encoding universal stress protein: MKKILVAIDGSDMSLKVLTKARQIADKFEAEVLVMTVVKKLRVTNYYTGGELNEQMDKQIENSAKKILESAQEIFQGYKGKLETILDYGEPAEEILVLAEREKPDLLIMGSRGLGGFSRVMLGSVSTKVLHHVTCDMLIVRNEK, from the coding sequence GTGAAAAAAATTTTAGTTGCCATCGATGGATCTGACATGTCGCTAAAAGTTTTAACAAAGGCAAGACAAATCGCTGATAAGTTTGAGGCAGAAGTGTTGGTTATGACTGTCGTGAAAAAGCTGAGAGTAACGAATTATTACACAGGTGGAGAGCTAAATGAGCAAATGGATAAGCAAATAGAAAATAGTGCTAAAAAAATATTAGAGAGTGCTCAGGAGATCTTCCAAGGCTATAAAGGAAAACTTGAAACTATTTTGGATTATGGTGAGCCAGCAGAAGAAATACTGGTATTAGCAGAGCGTGAAAAGCCAGACCTGCTAATCATGGGTAGCAGGGGTTTAGGTGGCTTTAGCAGAGTGATGCTAGGCAGTGTTTCTACCAAAGTGTTACATCATGTCACGTGTGACATGCTAATTGTCCGAAACGAAAAATAG
- a CDS encoding MATE family efflux transporter: MDRGQRLGSEKILTLLVRLSAPATVAMLVNALYNIIDTIFIGRGVGYLGIGGLTVAFPVQMAIMALAQTIGIGAASATSRNLGAGEVEKAKKVAGNSFLASMLMGAVVFTVGNLMMNPILKMFGATDTLLPYAKEYLRIILIGSLYFPFVVNANNLIRSEGNSKVAMISMIVGAVINTCLDYLFIFPMNMGIKGAALATITSQFFSLLYVLCYFYGENSLIKVKIRHLKFDWSIQKEILKIGSSSFARQIAGSLMAIAINNSLAFYGGDLALSVFGIVQRVMMFLFMPMFGIVQGMQPIVGYNYASGNAKRVIEVVKLAITGITVMAVVSTILGQLFPASIIRLFDDSQEVVETGILALRISIAMIPIVGVQIVGAALFQSLGKVIPALVLTISRQILFLIPLVLVLPKIGGLGLIGIWISFPLADLLSTVFTSFWVKKQINELKRSIQ; encoded by the coding sequence ATGGATAGAGGTCAGCGATTAGGATCAGAAAAAATACTTACATTGCTAGTTCGTCTTTCTGCTCCTGCGACTGTCGCTATGTTAGTGAATGCATTATACAATATCATTGATACGATTTTTATTGGCCGGGGAGTAGGCTATCTGGGGATTGGTGGATTAACGGTTGCTTTTCCGGTACAAATGGCTATTATGGCTCTTGCTCAAACAATTGGAATAGGTGCTGCTTCAGCTACTTCTAGAAATCTTGGAGCTGGTGAGGTGGAGAAAGCTAAAAAGGTTGCAGGAAATTCTTTTTTAGCATCTATGCTAATGGGAGCCGTTGTTTTTACCGTAGGTAACTTGATGATGAATCCCATACTAAAGATGTTTGGAGCAACAGATACATTGCTTCCATATGCCAAAGAGTACTTGCGGATTATCCTTATTGGAAGCCTTTACTTTCCCTTTGTAGTGAATGCAAACAATTTAATACGATCAGAAGGAAATTCAAAAGTTGCAATGATTTCGATGATTGTTGGTGCGGTAATCAATACATGTTTGGACTATTTATTCATTTTCCCTATGAATATGGGTATTAAAGGTGCAGCGCTCGCAACCATTACTTCTCAGTTTTTTTCTTTACTATATGTTCTTTGCTACTTCTATGGGGAGAATAGTCTTATAAAAGTAAAAATAAGACATCTGAAATTTGATTGGTCTATTCAAAAGGAAATCCTGAAAATAGGGTCATCTTCTTTTGCCCGTCAAATTGCTGGAAGTTTGATGGCTATTGCAATAAACAATTCTCTTGCGTTTTATGGAGGGGATTTAGCCCTCTCTGTTTTTGGGATTGTTCAACGAGTAATGATGTTTTTATTTATGCCAATGTTTGGTATTGTTCAGGGGATGCAACCTATTGTGGGATATAATTATGCTTCAGGGAATGCAAAACGTGTCATAGAAGTGGTCAAACTAGCCATAACGGGAATCACGGTGATGGCAGTGGTAAGTACGATACTAGGGCAACTATTCCCTGCATCTATTATTCGTCTTTTTGATGATAGTCAGGAAGTGGTTGAGACGGGCATATTGGCACTCCGGATATCTATTGCCATGATCCCAATTGTTGGAGTCCAAATCGTAGGTGCTGCTTTATTTCAATCCCTGGGAAAAGTAATACCAGCTTTAGTATTGACCATTTCAAGACAAATCCTGTTTTTAATCCCATTGGTGCTTGTTTTACCAAAGATTGGAGGCTTAGGGCTGATAGGAATATGGATTTCTTTTCCGTTAGCGGACTTACTGTCCACTGTATTTACTTCCTTTTGGGTTAAGAAGCAAATTAATGAACTGAAAAGGAGTATTCAATAA
- a CDS encoding CC/Se motif family (seleno)protein gives MEVKMDQDTYEYLKKKGGKISIDLMIPKGCCGGSMIPNIIFNHPPEKKMFKFHKLTYEDLEIYVDKVMDFRDNMVELELKKKMFIKDIELPTLQLL, from the coding sequence ATGGAAGTTAAAATGGATCAGGATACGTATGAGTATTTAAAGAAAAAAGGCGGTAAAATCAGCATAGATCTAATGATTCCTAAAGGTTGCTGTGGTGGAAGCATGATTCCTAATATTATTTTTAATCATCCTCCAGAGAAAAAAATGTTCAAATTTCATAAACTTACCTACGAAGACTTGGAAATTTATGTGGACAAAGTAATGGATTTTAGAGATAATATGGTTGAATTAGAGTTAAAGAAAAAGATGTTTATCAAAGATATTGAACTGCCAACACTGCAATTACTATAA
- a CDS encoding cysteine desulfurase-like protein — protein MELFYDIKKIRSQFPALDRKVNGNVTIYLDGPGGTQVPKRVTDKMTNYLLYHNANAHGHFASSRECDALHEAARETMADFLNCYPQEIVFGDSSTTNNLKLTLALARKMKPGDEVIITDLDHESNRSPWLHMQEKGIIVKSIAVDPETCQLDLEDYRNKLTENTKVVALNWASNGVGTITDIKPLIELAHEKNAITIIDAVHYAPHRPIDVDALGMDFLLCSPYKFFGPHMGVMYGKLDVMKNLETFRVLVDGNTQPPEKMETGTPQFEAICGAAEAVEFIADIGHDCEEWAVKERSDAMTGLKGRRKYIVAGLLAIEEYEDHLAQKIRRELAAIDGVKIYGPLEGQPRTSTISFLIEGLRAGEVAKKMGEEGIFVWAGHYYAKQLIDEVLNLKNVGGLVRIGFAPYNTEEEVNRTIEVVRKIALKE, from the coding sequence ATGGAACTATTTTACGACATAAAAAAGATCCGGAGTCAGTTTCCAGCATTAGATCGAAAGGTAAATGGCAATGTGACTATTTATTTAGACGGACCTGGTGGAACTCAAGTTCCCAAAAGAGTTACCGATAAAATGACGAACTATTTACTGTACCATAATGCAAACGCTCATGGTCATTTTGCTTCATCTCGAGAATGCGATGCGTTGCATGAAGCGGCAAGAGAGACAATGGCTGATTTTTTGAATTGTTATCCCCAAGAAATTGTTTTTGGTGACAGCAGTACCACCAATAATCTGAAATTAACCCTGGCGCTTGCGAGAAAAATGAAACCTGGCGATGAAGTAATCATTACGGATTTAGATCATGAATCAAATCGCTCACCGTGGCTTCATATGCAGGAAAAAGGCATTATTGTAAAAAGTATAGCTGTTGATCCAGAAACATGTCAATTAGATCTGGAAGATTATCGAAATAAATTAACAGAAAATACAAAAGTGGTTGCTTTAAACTGGGCGTCTAATGGAGTAGGCACCATAACGGATATAAAACCTCTGATTGAGTTAGCTCATGAAAAGAATGCGATTACTATTATTGACGCCGTACATTATGCACCACATCGTCCAATAGATGTAGATGCACTAGGAATGGATTTTCTTCTTTGTTCACCATATAAGTTTTTTGGACCACATATGGGCGTGATGTATGGCAAGTTAGATGTTATGAAAAACTTGGAAACATTTCGTGTGCTGGTAGATGGTAATACTCAGCCGCCAGAAAAAATGGAAACTGGTACACCGCAATTTGAAGCCATTTGTGGAGCAGCTGAAGCTGTTGAATTTATCGCCGATATAGGCCATGATTGTGAAGAATGGGCCGTAAAAGAGCGTTCTGATGCAATGACAGGTCTAAAAGGAAGAAGAAAATATATTGTAGCAGGTTTACTGGCTATTGAAGAGTATGAAGATCATTTAGCTCAGAAAATAAGAAGAGAGCTGGCAGCCATCGATGGGGTGAAAATATATGGTCCATTGGAGGGTCAACCTAGAACGTCTACCATTTCCTTCTTAATAGAAGGGTTGCGTGCTGGTGAAGTGGCAAAAAAGATGGGCGAGGAAGGAATTTTTGTATGGGCAGGCCATTATTATGCGAAGCAATTGATTGATGAGGTATTAAATCTTAAAAATGTTGGCGGACTGGTTCGTATTGGTTTTGCGCCTTATAATACAGAAGAAGAAGTAAATAGAACCATAGAAGTAGTGCGTAAGATTGCGTTAAAAGAATAA
- a CDS encoding DUF975 family protein yields MWTRKEMKESAKRFLGKNYLKAFFVSLMITLVGGSENIFNNSNQGRSAVSEGGSSINISNLFISRIVDSISIPGSLFFMMFFGLSMVVILWGVRVFVGIPIEVGGRSFFLHGVADGRADIGELASVFKSRYYLNIVKTMFLRGLYNFLWFLLLIIPGIVKHYQYKMVPYIMVEEPHLDSGEAIQKSIDMTQGQKLDLFVLDLSFIGWYLLGSIMFGIGVFFVHPYYEATYAQLYHQLKKSPAYQEFETV; encoded by the coding sequence ATGTGGACCAGGAAAGAAATGAAAGAAAGTGCTAAAAGATTTTTAGGTAAAAATTACTTGAAAGCATTTTTTGTTTCCCTAATGATTACGTTAGTAGGCGGTAGTGAAAATATTTTTAATAATAGTAATCAAGGAAGGTCAGCCGTATCAGAAGGCGGCAGTAGCATTAACATTTCCAACCTATTTATTTCGAGAATAGTGGATAGTATTAGCATTCCTGGAAGTTTATTTTTTATGATGTTCTTTGGTCTATCAATGGTTGTAATCTTATGGGGGGTTCGAGTATTTGTTGGCATCCCCATAGAGGTAGGGGGAAGGTCTTTTTTCTTACATGGCGTAGCTGATGGAAGGGCTGATATTGGAGAACTAGCATCCGTTTTTAAGTCGCGTTATTACCTGAATATCGTAAAAACGATGTTTTTACGGGGATTATATAACTTTTTGTGGTTCTTGTTATTGATCATTCCAGGTATTGTCAAGCACTATCAATACAAAATGGTTCCCTATATTATGGTAGAAGAGCCGCATTTGGATTCTGGGGAAGCGATTCAAAAGAGTATTGATATGACCCAGGGTCAAAAATTGGATTTGTTTGTGTTAGATCTTTCTTTTATTGGATGGTATCTATTAGGAAGTATTATGTTTGGAATAGGTGTGTTTTTTGTTCATCCTTATTACGAAGCAACATACGCTCAACTTTATCATCAACTAAAAAAATCGCCAGCTTATCAAGAGTTTGAAACAGTCTAA